The following DNA comes from Moritella sp. 24.
TTCAAGCTGATCATCCAAATGCTGACCAAGTAATAGTAAGGATTCATCGCCTAAGTGCTTCGCTATCGCTTGATAACGCGCATCCCGTGCTTTTGCTTCTAAGCTTTCTCTATTACCAAGATTCAGCACGACTTTTTCTGCGACAAAGTTAATATTGAGAGCCTTCGCGGTTTGCTCACAATGCACTAACCAATCATCAGCATTGTCGCTTAAGCCATGATGGACATGTACTGCAAGATAATCATGCTGAGGATATAACTGCTGATAGCGAGCCATTAAATGTAATAACACATGAGAATCCAGACCTCCGCTATACGCGAGTACAATTTGCAAAGGTTTCGTCGTTAGCGAGTGTAACGAATGCTGGAATGTAGAGAATAGATCGATGTTCACGGCCACAAGTATTATCACAGTTAAAATAGACGAGAATAGTATACCCACAAAAACAGGAGATACAAAAAAACCGCGGGTATTGCTATCCGCGGTTTAACATGTTTTTGTAATCTAAAAATCCGTTATATGACGTCTTACATGCCGAATGACATTAAGCGCTCATAACGTTGATCTAATAACGTTTCATGACTCAGTGGAGATAACTCTGCAAGATCCGCTTTAATACGCTCTTTCAAGTTAGCAGCCATTAGCGGTACATCACGATGTGCACCACCTAACGGCTCAGTAATCACTGTATTAATCAAATCTAAGCTCTTTAATCGCTCTGCAGTAATACCCATTGCTTCAGCAGCTAATGGCGCTTTATCAGCAGACTTCCATAAGATTGATGCACAACCTTCTGGAGAGATAACCGAATACGTACTGTATTGCAGCATGTTAACACGATCGCCAACACCAATTGCTAATGCACCACCCGAGCCACCTTCACCAATCACAGTACAGATAACCGGTACTGTTAGCTCAGCCATTTCTTTTAAGTTACGTGCAATCGCTTCACTTTGACCACGTTCTTCAGCGCCAACACCAGGGTATGCACCCGGAGTATCGATGAAAGTAATGATTGGCATGTTGAATTTTTCAGCCATTTTCATTAAACGTAATGCTTTACGATAACCTTCTGGACGTGGCATACCGAAGTTACGCTTTAATTTTTCGGTTGTATCACGGCCTTTTTGCTGGCCAATAATCATCACAGGCATACCGTCTAAACGTGCTGTACCACCAACAATTGCTTTATCATCTGCAAACGCACGGTCGCCCGCTAGCTCATCAAAATCAGTGAAAACATGTTCGATATAATCTAACGTATACGGGCGTTGCGGATGACGGGCCATCTTCGCCACATCCCAAGGTTTTAGATCACCAAATATCTTGGTTGTTAGCTCTGCATTCTTCTTTTCTAAACGAAAGATCTCATCTTGTAGATCTACATCATTAGAATTGTTAGTCACAAGTTTTAATTCATCGATCTGAGCCTGCAATTCTGCAATAGGCTGTTCAAAATCTAAAAAATTTATGGCCATGAGGCACTATTTCCTTATCTAAATATTATGGCTAATGACGACAATCAGTTAACGTCCACACTAATCAAATTCAAGATCAACATTTCCCGACCCTAACATCAGCTCTAATCCATATAAGAGCTCATCTGTAGGGGATACTCGCCATTCGACACCTAAGGTTAATTTGGCCTTAGCATCAGCGCGTTGATAAACTATATTTATGGGACAAGTACCTGCCCGATAAGGTTCAAGTGTTTCCATAAACTTGCCCATAAACTTATCATTTATTTTTTCTGCATTTAATTGCAATGTGAGGCCTCGCGCATAACGTTCTCGCGCGGCTTCAATATCCATAACTTCTCTGGCGGTCATCTTATACCCGCCATTGAAATCGTCAAAGCTGACCTCTCCAGTAATCACTAAAATGCGATCTTTAGCTATGTATTCCTCATAACGTTCAAACGCTTCTGAGAAGAACATCACACTTAAGCGGCCACTCTTATCATCTATTTCTAAGATCCCCATAC
Coding sequences within:
- the accA gene encoding acetyl-CoA carboxylase carboxyl transferase subunit alpha — protein: MAINFLDFEQPIAELQAQIDELKLVTNNSNDVDLQDEIFRLEKKNAELTTKIFGDLKPWDVAKMARHPQRPYTLDYIEHVFTDFDELAGDRAFADDKAIVGGTARLDGMPVMIIGQQKGRDTTEKLKRNFGMPRPEGYRKALRLMKMAEKFNMPIITFIDTPGAYPGVGAEERGQSEAIARNLKEMAELTVPVICTVIGEGGSGGALAIGVGDRVNMLQYSTYSVISPEGCASILWKSADKAPLAAEAMGITAERLKSLDLINTVITEPLGGAHRDVPLMAANLKERIKADLAELSPLSHETLLDQRYERLMSFGM